A window of the Lolium perenne isolate Kyuss_39 chromosome 7, Kyuss_2.0, whole genome shotgun sequence genome harbors these coding sequences:
- the LOC127313121 gene encoding protein trichome birefringence-like 19: MKQLDGIAIPYWQYVFPAAVLTTCLVILAAVSLPGRAPLILPAVTSRTDGPGSSNRSSCNIFKGDWLPDHGAPSYTNETCPVIHGHYDCMRYGKPDLEFLRWRWQPDGCELPRFDAARFLGAMRGKSVAFVGDSLARNQMHSLVCLLSRAERPVPWTNGGYLYRYERHGFTVADFWSPFLVRAAETDPDGPARNGAGLWSLHLDEPDPGWAAHVSKFDVVVVSAGSWFYRPSVFYERGRVVGCSGCLAPKVTDLTLRYSLRAAFRSALRAAVGASSGTGTVVVRTVSPAHYENGTWNDNGDCVRTRPLRRGEWEMDVQQKEMHRIQVEEFAAAEAAAKGKGVRMLLMDATEAMAMRPDAHPGKYRLWQPDKFRVSRDCVHWCLPGAMDVCNDMLLHMLID, from the coding sequence ATGAAGCAGTTGGATGGGATCGCGATCCCGTACTGGCAATATGTGTTTCCCGCGGCCGTCCTCACGACGTGCCTCGTGATCCTCGCCGCGGTGAGCTTGCCCGGCCGCGCCCCGCTGATTCTCCCGGCGGTGACGAGCAGGACCGATGGGCCAGGATCAAGCAACCGGTCATCTTGCAATATATTCAAGGGCGACTGGCTGCCGGACCACGGCGCGCCCAGCTACACCAACGAGACCTGCCCGGTGATCCATGGCCACTACGACTGCATGCGGTACGGCAAGCCGGACCTGGAGTTCCTCCGATGGCGGTGGCAACCAGACGGGTGCGAGCTGCCCCGCTTCGACGCGGCCCGGTTCCTCGGCGCGATGAGGGGCAAATCCGTGGCGTTCGTCGGCGACTCGCTGGCTCGGAACCAGATGCACTCGCTCGTGTGCCTCCTGTCGCGGGCCGAGCGGCCCGTGCCGTGGACCAACGGGGGCTACCTGTACCGGTACGAGCGGCACGGCTTCACCGTCGCCGACTTCTGGTCGCCGTTCCTCGTGCGCGCCGCCGAGACGGACCCGGACGGCCCGGCGCGGAACGGGGCGGGCCTGTGGAGCCTCCACCTCGACGAGCCGGACCCCGGGTGGGCGGCCCACGTGAGCAAGTTcgacgtcgtcgtcgtctccgccggCAGCTGGTTCTACCGCCCGTCCGTCTTCTACGAGCGCGGCCGCGTCGTCGGCTGCAGCGGCTGCCTCGCGCCCAAGGTCACGGACCTCACGCTCCGCTACTCCCTGCGCGCCGCGTTCCGGAGCGCGCTCCGCGCGGCCGTGGGCGCGTCGTCCGGAACCGGGACGGTGGTCGTGCGCACGGTCTCGCCGGCGCACTACGAGAACGGGACGTGGAACGATAACGGCGACTGCGTGCGGACGCGGCCGCTCCGGCGCGGGGAGTGGGAGATGGACGTgcagcagaaggagatgcaccggATACAGGTGGAGGAGttcgcggcggcggaggcggcggcgaagggGAAAGGGGTGAGGATGTTGCTGATGGACGCGACGGAGGCTATGGCGATGCGGCCGGACGCGCATCCGGGCAAGTATCGGCTgtggcagccggacaagttcaggGTGAGCCGCGACTGTGTGCACTGGTGCTTGCCCGGCGCCATGGACGTCTGCAACGATATGCTGCTTCACATGCTCATCGATTAG
- the LOC127313119 gene encoding protein trichome birefringence-like 21, with protein sequence MQKLRLVNPTVVSLAGLAIVLFIFTTPYCHSFFDTYGIVSTPSSGSGRPIAAKNSTRAVARVPKGCDIFRGEWVPDDGGAVPYYTNRSCPFIQEHQNCMKYGRPDLGFLRWRWRWRPSGCELPRFDAAGFLDAVRGRSMAFVGDSLARNHMQSLMCLLSKVEYPKDVSPTQNQEFRTLHYASHNFTVSVFWSPFLVKANVSDSDNGGGRLWNLYLDEPDDAWLPLVAGYDYVVISAATWFTRPSLFYESGRLVACYYCLVPGVPQLTLRYSLRVAHRTALRAVASLPGFNGTAIVRTVSPMSHFEGGEWDKGGDCRRTRPYEARVAGLDLDFYTAQVEEFEAAEKAARERGVRMVLMDTTAAMVLRPDGHPSRYGHWAHENVTLYNDCVHWCLPGPIDVWNEMLLQMLLP encoded by the exons ATGCAGAAGCTCCGGCTCGTCAACCCGACAGTGGTGTCCCTCGCGGGGCTCGCCATCGTCCTCTTCATCTTCACCACGCCCTACTGCCATTCTTTCTTCGACACCTACGGCATCGTCTCCACCCCCTCGTCAGGTTCTGGGCGCCCTATCGCCGCCAAGAACTCCACTCGTGCCGTCGCCCGGGTGCCGAAGGGATGCGACATTTTCCGGGGCGAGTGGGTGCCGGACGACGGTGGAGCGGTGCCGTACTACACCAACCGGAGCTGCCCGTTTATCCAGGAACACCAGAATTGCATGAAGTACGGCCGCCCGGACCTCGGCTTCCtcaggtggcggtggcggtggcggccttcCGGGTGCGAGCTCCCGCGGTTCGACGCGGCGGGGTTCTTGGACGCCGTCAGGGGCCGATCCATGGCGTTCGTCGGGGACTCGCTGGCCCGGAACCACATGCAGTCCCTCATGTGTCTCTTGTCCAAG GTGGAGTACCCCAAAGACGTCTCCCCGACGCAAAACCAAGAGTTCAGAACGCTGCATTACGCGTCGCACAACTTCACCGTCTCCGTCTTCTGGTCGCCGTTCCTCGTCAAGGCGAACGTGTCCGACTCCGACAACGGCGGCGGCCGGCTGTGGAACCTGTACCTCGACGAGCCGGACGACGCGTGGCTGCCGCTCGTGGCGGGTTACGACTACGTCGTCATCTCGGCGGCGACATGGTTCACGCGCCCGTCCCTGTTCTACGAGtccggccgcctcgtcgcctgctACTACTGCCTCGTCCCGGGCGTGCCCCAACTCACGCTGCGGTACTCGCTGCGCGTGGCGCACCGCACGGCGCTGCGTGCGGTGGCCAGCCTGCCGGGGTTTAACGGGACCGCGATCGTGCGGACGGTGTCGCCGATGTCCCACTTCGAGGGTGGGGAGTGGGACAAGGGCGGCGACTGCCGGCGGACGCGGCCGTACGAGGCAAGGGTGGCCGGGCTGGACTTGGACTTCTACACGGCGCAGGTCGAGGAGTTTGAGGCGGCGGAGAAAGCGgcgagggagagaggggtgaggATGGTGCTGATGGACACGACGGCGGCGATGGTGCTCCGGCCGGACGGGCATCCGAGCCGGTACGGGCACTGGGCGCACGAGAACGTGACGCTGTACAACGACTGCGTGCACTGGTGTCTGCCCGGCCCCATCGACGTGTGGAACGAGATGCTGCTCCAGATGCTACTCCCCTGA